Within the Brassica oleracea var. oleracea cultivar TO1000 unplaced genomic scaffold, BOL UnpScaffold01392, whole genome shotgun sequence genome, the region TTTcatcgttaaatttccttgctaaaactgtgttttcttgtagtgcctagaagtcttccagatgTGAAAAACCtacatatccaaatccagatttgaaaaacttgtgtctccaaaaacgttcaaatgacttaaaaacagagaaaatgagtggaagattagatagatctacctttatagaacacacaaaaatacatatctaaaattaataaatctacctttaaatgagtggaagatgagaaccgtTTGATGAAAAACCTGTAAAACAggataaactagtgagaaagacatgagacaaaaataataaattgatataaagtatggtgtttataagttcaaagagattagagagaagttggagagttttagaatgaggaacataccatttttgttgcagccatttgagaggagaagagagaatgtgtaaatttttctttatatagggagacaaaaacaataaagttaaatattttcgataataagacttactagacgacttacttgtaagtcgctcagaagacttcaatatttttagcggaaaactaaaatatttttagcaggaaactaaaatatatttagtggGAGTTATAAGACtttcagagaagtcttctaatcgccagacgacttacatgttagtcgtctggaccctaaacataacccttaaactaaattaactaactaaacacttattaaaagcaaattaaacttaaaaagtgtttactatacacagaaataatcacatgtaggtaaaaatttactttaaaaaaaaaacatttaagttttccaaaatctaaccctaagaatacatacaatactacaacatatgttgccaaaccctagaccaaagaatatcatgattctatactttcactcatctatattgaaaacaattcaattttattatatcttaatttataccacttaaaaatgtttataattaccTGCTTTTAATTTTCcgtttatcaaaatatttttacaaaatttataaattatttttaagatcaactataccagacgacttccgtagacgtcgtccagaagactcagaagacttagcggggctatattcgtaaaaatgagttctgtttttttgtttggtcacaacgggctggctgtaatttcacaaggcttttgggttacttttgcatttgattcaagtttgggtatacttttgcaatcaaaatcaagttttgagtgaTATTTGGTAAATCTCTCaatattttattcatgaaaTATTCAAAGAGAGACTGCCACTAGAGATGCCCTTAGTTTTTTATACTTAgcttaaaaatgtttttatttagttattatattattcattttattttatggtataCGGCCAAATTTAGgtatattttgtttagaaacattGCCATAATTGAAAAGTTTcatctttaatttatttagatgccttaaaagaaattaaaatttgatctATATAGCCaaagttaattatattttacttagggatcttatcataatttaaaattctagtcattaaatttatttaggAATCTTGccttaaatcaaaattttcatcattaaaattatatatgttaaaataaaaaggaaaccaATGGGATGATTGGAATGAGCTGTaactttatgtttttggttGTAGAATTTAAGATATAGATTTATTTgatgtaaattattttgttgtatCTTTGTAAAGCACTATATTTTTGCTTTGGAAATAAAGCTTTCCACATTTTTGATATAGATCCCAAAGGCTTTCTAGACCCAATGACTAATCACCACGAGGCCCGCAAGATCCGCGTTTTCTTACCACTTAAGGCGTCCCGGATGGCCAAGGGGAATCGAACTCAGggcggtactcacagctgtTAGCCCattaccactaggccaagaccacttggtttactgtgagatttttaaagaaatgaaaactcgattggttgacatatataattttagactAAATTTTGGTTGTCTAAAGCATCTACAGCCGAAACCAATCACACCCGAGGTCACCTATCCGTCCAAAACTTAATGTCTCTCCCATTACCAATCACCCAactgtttccaaacaatatcaCTTCCCTAATCCCCATTGCTACACTTTTCCAAGTCGATGACACATTCTTACCCACTACCATCCAAGATAAATCATGGATATCTCCCACAGCGTACTTACTCCGAAGAACCTTAGTGAAAACCTTTCTATATCCTCCACCAGACGCCATCCCACCTTAGCGATCAGCGCCTTATTAATATCTCTCGATTTTCTTATCCCAAGCCCTCCCTCAGTTTTTGACTTACAAATCTTACCCCAAGCAACCAAATGTTGTCCACCACCCCACACGAAACTTCTGGATAGACTGTCTAGCTTCTCGAGAGTACTAACGGGCAGACAAATTGTACTCATTGTATGCACCGGTATTGACGATAAAACCGTCTTAGTCAACGTCACCCTTCCTGAGAGTTTGCTTCTTCCAACCTGATAACCGTGAATCAACTTTCTCAAGCACCTCCCCCAAAGTATCTTTGTTTATTCTTTTTTGAAGAATCGGCATTCCCAAATATTTCCTTAGTTCTCTTGTTGATGCAATTCCACTCTCCCTACTTATTTGTTCTCCATGTTCTCTAGAAACATTCGTAGAGAAAAAGATCTTAGACTTTGGGAGACTTACTTTTTGACCCGAGGCTCTACCAAACATCTCCAACACGCCTCTTATCTCTCGCACCTGAGCAACTGAAGCTTCTGCAAAGAGGATCAGGTCGTCAgcaaaaaaaatgtgagaaagTTGCGATCCACCTCTCGACAATCTTATAGGCTTCCATTTCTTCTCTTCCACTGCTCCCTCTATCAAGTGACAAAGCCTCTCCATGCATAAAACAAATAAGTACGGGGACAGGGATCCCCCTGTCTCAGTCCTCTGGCAGGTTTAAAGGATTCTGACTTCTCACCATTCCACAAGATGCTCATTGAGGGACCAGAGACGCAATCCATAATCCTTCCAACCCAAGCCTGTGACAAGCCCGCTGCCTTAAGAGTATCTTCCAGAAAGTCCCAGCGCACCCTGTCATAAGCTTTCtctaaatcaagttttaataacATCCAGCCTTTTTTCCTTGCTTTCGTCGCATAGAGTGAACCGCCTTCTGAACTACCACAATATTATCAGCACTCAATCTACCCGGGATAAAGCTGGACTGAGCAGGTCCAATCAACTTAGTCATCATACCCTTCAATCTCCCTACCATAGCTTTCGTAATCGTTTTGAACAACACGTTGCATAAGCTAATCGGGCGAAACTGGGTGATACTCTCTGGCTTTGTCACTTTCGGGATCAACACAACAAGCGCATCATTTGTGCCTTCTGGTAATTTTCCAGCTTCAAAGAAAAGGAGGACAAACCGTATTACTGATGCCCCAACTGTGTCCCAGCACCTTTGATAGAAGACAGGCTGAAACCCATCAGGTCCTGGCGCTTTAAAGCTTCCCATGGCTCTTACagcctctccacttcctctgcaGAGAATGCTTTGTTTAGAGTCTCATAGTCTTGACTCGTCAGCCTCACAAAACCCCTCCCTGATAATCTTATTGGTTCGGTCTCCACCTCTAGATAGTATAATCTCTTGAAATAATTTACTGCAAGCTCCTCCAATTCATTGGCATCTGTTACCCAGTGATTATCATCCTTCTTCAACGCTTCAACCCTATTACGCCTCCTCTGTATAATTGTCAACATATGAAAGAACTTAGTATTTCTTTCTCCATGAGCAACCCACTTCTCCCGTGATTTCTGAAACCAAATAAATTCTTCTTGTTCGAGTACTCTTTCAAATTCCTTCAGTAGCTCCCCCTCCTTCTCCAATAACTCATCTGTAGGATTCTGCTTAATTAATTCTTGTACTCCCTTAATCTCCATTACCAAggtctccttcttcttttgaacATTTCCAAACACTTCTTTGTTCCATTTTCGAAGTTTCAATCCTAACCGCATTAAGGCTTCTCTAGTATCAATCTCACGGTCCCATGAAGCTTTTAGCAGATCTTGAAACTCTCTATGTTGTAGCCATGCCGCCTCAAATCGAAAAGGCCGTCTACACGCATTCCCTTGTACCCCTGGCGTGAGCTGTAGGTAAAGTGGAGCATGATCCAAAGCCAAGAAAGGCATGTGCGAGACTCTTGCTTCCTGCCACTTAAGCCGGGAGGTAGCACAGCATAACACTCTATCCAACCTCTTGGCCACAAAAGTACTCTCAGTTTTACCTTTCTTCCATGTAAATTGGCTTCCACTAAATCCCATATCAATAAGCGACATTTCATTGATCCAATCCCCGAATGTTAGACAATCCTCAGACAATCTCCCATTCCCACCACTCCTTTCATCCACTCTCACAATCGTATTAAAATCACCTCCAATAAAAACCGGGCCAACAACATTATTGATAACCTCTTTCAATGCGGCCCATAAGCCACTGCGACGACTTGGCGTAGGAGCAGCATACACCGCTATCACATTGATCACTTCTGTCCCACTCCCTATTTTCGCATGAATAAACTGATCTGAAGACTCGACAACCTCGAGCTCGCCTATCTCCGACCTCCATAAGAGCCACAAACCACCACTTTGACCACACGCATCCACTCTAAACGAATTCTCGAATCCCAGACCCCGACAAATACGACTTGCAGCTGCTCCACCAGCATGAGTTTCAAAAACCGCAAGAATATCTGTACTGAACTTCTTCACCAAATATCGAATTGATCTGCGAAATTGAGGTCCCCCCCCCCCCTGGCAATTCCAGAAAATGCACTTCATCCAGACTTTGTAACAATCAATCAGAATTCCCAGGGCAAAACGTTATGCCTCCATACTCTTCAGGGCCTCTCCCACTTGATCCAAATGAGGATCCAAATCATCAGTGAGTGAGCTCTCTTTTCCCGTGCTCCTCTGTTCCCCAGCAAGATCCAACTGACTCTCTTTCTCAGCTGAGTCCCCATCTCCGGTGAAAACACCACCTGGTCTGCCGAGACTCTCCTTCTCAACTCGTAAACGTTTTCCATTCACCGACATGTCGATTTCACCTCTGGTTGGACCAAAAACAAGTCCCCGCGTTGGCCCAATAACTTTCGATTTGGGCTTTTGGACATTTGGGTTTCTCATATTacttgtcttcttctctttagAGCCCACTCGAGTAAACAACTGATTTCCTTTGTTCCCCGTTACACCAAAGGCCATCACTTCCACACGCGTTCCACTCGAATCTCCCAACCGTATGTTCACATtgttctcattttctttattctcttcatTTCTTCCCTCCTCATCCTCTCGTACCTCTGTCACCTCTTCCTCACCTAAACTTCTGAATCTATTTGACACCGTTACTTCCTTTACCACATCCGCATTACGTACTTCTCTTATCTTACTCCCAATCATAGCTCTCCCATCATTACTTCTCATAGAACTCCGTGTACTCCTTTGTTGCTCAGACTTTCTCCTTGTCTGTCTCGCTGGTGTAAAGTCCATCTCATTCCCTGTTAGTGCGGTACTCTGAAGGTTCATGTTCAGTGGGTCGGTCACAGGTGCAAGGTCTCTCTCCATAACATTCCGTGGGCATGCGTGAACTAGGTGTCCATACATACCGCATGTCGAGCAAATAGTTGAAATTCCCTCATATGAGACAAAGTACCTCTCACCATTTATCATTACCGTACCCTTCAATGGCTTATGGAGATTAATCTCCACGCAGATTCTGGCAAATCTAGCTCTCTCAAAGTTTAAAGTTGTCAGGTCAACTTTAATCGGTCTTCCTAATCCTTTCGCAATTCCCATCAGAATTGTTTTATGGTAAAAGTTCACTGGGATATTCGATAAAACGCACCCAAACTGGCGTCGTGACTATCTCATCCTTCAGCGGATTGAATTCAGGAGACCATGCTTGTACCATAAGATAATTCCTGAATGCCCTCCATGGTCCCCCTACTAGGGCAGCCATATACTCTTCCTCCAACTCAAATCGCACCATGAAGAATTGCCTAGGGAGATCCATCACAAACATCGACCCTTTCGGTTTCCATAACTCCTTTAGCTTCCGACTCAAGCTTAAGAGAGGAAAGTTTCTCCCCAGAACCCTAACGATCATGCATCTCTTCCATAGACTATTCATCGCCGTCATCACCTCCTCCCCTATCGTTATCACCGTTTCTCCATCTTCTCCATTCGGAAACTCCAACTTCAGTCGCGATTCTACAAACTCCTCCGCCACAACCTCCTCCGGAATAGGCATTCCTCCCACGTTACATCCTATTACTTTCCTTACCCATGAACCAGGGGCATCTGGTGGCTCCCCTGGCGGTCTTCCCATCTCTCTGATATCTTCCATAGTAGCATCTCACTCTTCCTCACCCTGAACCTTAAGATCGCCCTCGGGAACCCTTGTCTGTCTCGCTAGTGTAAAGTCCATCTCATTCCCTGTTACTGCGGTATTCTGAAGGTTCATGTTCAGTGGGTCGGTCACAGGTGCAAGGTCTCTCTCCATAACATTCCGTGGGCATGCGTGAACTAGGTGTCCATACATACCGCATGTCGAGCAAATAGTTGAAATTCCCTCATATGAGACAAAGTACCTCTCACCATTTATCATTACTGTACCCTTCAATGGCTTATGGAGATTAATCTCCACGCAGATTCTGGAAAATCTAGCTCTCTCAAAGTTTAAAGTTGTGAGGTCAACTTTAATCGGTCTTCCTAATCCTTTCGCAATTCCCATCAGAATTGTTTTATGGTAAAAGTTCACTGGGATATTCGATAAACGCACCCAAACTGGCGTCAtgtaggtaaaaatttaatttttcaaaaaaacatttaagttttccaaaatctaaccctaagaatacatacaatactacaacatatgttgtcaaacactacaccaaagaatatcatgattcaatactttcactcatctatgttgaaaacaattcaattttattatatcttaatttatatcacttaaaactgtttataattacatgctTTTAATTTTCcgtttatcaaaatattttttacaaaatttataaattattattaagatcaactataccagacgATTTCCGTAgacgtcgtccagaagactcaGAAGATTTAgcggggctatattcgtaaaaatgagttctgtttttttgtttggtcacaacgGGCTGGccgtaatttcacaaggcttttggattacttttgcatttgattcaagtttggatatactttttcaatcaaaatcaagttttgagtcatatttggtaaatctctcaatattttattcatgaaaGATTCAAAGAGAGACTGCCACGCCAGAGATGCCCTTAGTTTTTTATACTTAgcttaaaaatgtttttatttagttattatattattcattttattttatggtataCGGCCAAATTTAGgtatattttgtttagaaacatgCATTGCCATAATTTAAAAGTTTcatctttaatttatttagatgccttaaaagaaattaaaatttgatctATATAGCCAAagttagttatattttatttaggcatcttatcataatttaaaattctagtcattaaatttatttagaaatcttgccttaaatcaaaattttcatcattaaaattatatatgttaaaataaaaaggaaaccaATGGGATGATTGGAATGAGCTGTaactttatgtttttggttGTAGAATTTAAGATATAGATTTATTTgatgtaaattattttgttgtatCTTTGTAAAGCACTATATTTTTGCATTGGAAATAACGCTTTCCACATTTTTGATATAGATCCCAAAGGCTTTCTAGACCCAAGGACTAATCACCACGAGGGCCGCAAGATCCGCGTTTTCTTACTACTTAAGGCGTCCCGGGTGACCAAGGGGAATCGAACTCAGGacggtactcacagctgtgagcccATTACCACTAGGCCAATACCACTTGGTTTACTGtgagatttttaaagaaatggaaactcgattggttgacatatataattttatactaaatCTTGGTTGTCTGAAGGCCGAAACCAATCACACCCGAGGTCACCTTTTTACTAAATcatatcatcatttttttagaataaatgTACAGATGATACATAAACAATTTTGAATAAATCACTTCTAAAATAATGATTAACGGATATTCTCAAATATACTTTTCCTTTTACGTTTAGGATTAGTCTTGTGCATCAAGTAATTCATTCAATATGAATAAAGCAACACCTCTTCaaacatacaaatatatttccATGTGTGTAGCTTTTCTTAATATGCCCTGATGAgttcttttcttcttcgttttggTAGAGATTGTCAGAAACAGCATCAACGCTAAAGCAGATCCAAAAAAGAAGTGTATTACAGGAATGTGGAATATGAATATTCCCTCAGATCTTCTGCAAGAGATACTGTCCCGCCTCAGTTTAAAAGCCAACATACAAGCTTCCACTGTCTGCAAGACATGGTGTGAAGCAGCTGTTTCTGTCAGAAAGTTACAGCCTCTCTCTTGGCTTTTTTGTCCACTAAAAGAATCAGAAGAGGGAAACTACATTCTTTTTGACCCATCACGGTCTCAAACATATAAGCTCTATTTCCCAGAGTTAAAGGGCTATGCATTCTCTTATTCGAAGGATGGTTGGTTACTTGTGGTCACAAATATACTAAAAGGAGCAGTATCtggtttgtttttcttgtttaacCCATTTACCCGGGAGCACATTAACTTACCCAAGTTGAAACCTAAAGCATTCTGTTGCTTAGCCTTCTCAGCCGCTCCTACATCAAGTAGTTGTTTGGTGATCTCGCTCAACTACTCTAGGACCCGCTTTAGGACCGGCCCATATATTTTGATCGACACGTGTCGGCCTGGTGAAACCGTATGGACGACACATAGATTTAAGAACAAGGTCCCCGGTCGTACATGGAAAAAATTGGGTCTTCTCAAATGgtaagttttgttttctcaacACTCTGTGGCGACCTCGGGGTTTTTGACCCGCCTAGAGGCTAGAGCAACCTGGAATATTCTACCGGTGAAGATATGGTCCGCCTTTGGTCAGACAGCTTTAACTAGCATAATGCTGATGACGGAGCATGAAGGAGACATATTTGTTGTGTTTACCAATTGCTATCACACCCCGTCGGTGTTtaaactaaaccttaaactcatgGGGTGGGAAGAGAGGAGAGAGCTTGGTGGTTTGACAATATTTGCAAGTATCAATTCACCTCTTATAAGAGCTAGTGTCTGCGAGAAGGAGAGGAACAGATTATACCAATCACGTAAAGGGGACCTTGGCGAGTACTTTTCCATTAGTGATGAGAAAATTGACTTTTCCCGCCCTTCAAGGGATTATTTTTCTAACCACATGAGCTAGGTGTTTCCTCCTCACAACAACGTTAATTTGTAACTTCATTCTTTATGTTTTGTCCTTATGAAGAACTTTATTCATGATTTGTTTTGACCAAATaaagttaaattttgaaactgtaTAGCAGGAATGCAGGATCATTGTTTTGCTTAAGCTGTGGAGCTGCGCTCTTGCATCTTCATGACTAACAAAAACTAATAGGCATGATCAGAAATACGTTAAGATGATATTTAACCAACATTCTATACCAAAAttcaaatgtttttgttttgtcaacaTCCAAGTAGTTGGAATCGAGGCATGACCATCTCAACGCTTTTTCACTTTGATAAACAATCTCAAATTCCTATGAAATCGATCTGGCAACATGCAAACTCATCTAAGGATGATCTAAAGTATCATTCACCATGAACCTAATTCTAATTCCCAGGAATGTTCAACTCCATGCTACCTTCTACCTCTTGTGTAGAGGAGGAACAATCATTTCAATTGCAAGGGAAAACAATGAATCACCACAGATATCATGAAACAGCCATAACATAAACATATCTTTACAAAACGAGACAGAGAGCATAGACAAAACATTGCCGCCTGTGACATCATCTCAacaatctttttcttcttcttttctttcgcAATTGCATCTTGTCTCTTTAGTTCAAAGATTTTGCGTTCCAATTCAGCCCTCAATTCTTTTAACTTGCAGATttcattctcttcctcttcaatGTTCTTCTGAAAACATCTTTTTGTTCCTCCACTTCGTTATAAAGAAATGAGGACCGAGTTGAAACGCAAAATCAGTGTGAACTGCAAAGACAACATGCGGAAGTGAAGAATAAAGCGGCTGAGAAAAAGATTGGTGATATGTTTCATTTAGAAAAGAATACTAGAAGGCAAACATAGGTGCATTATCACACCAGACAAGTAAAGACCACAAGAAAGTACAGAAACAGTCAAACAGGGGTCGTCAACAAAGGTTAAGATGAAACGCATTCATTGTACTGTTTATTGTAGTGACAAATTCTTAAGAATCAATCTAGTAACATATGCAAACTCATCTTAGGTTGATCTAAATTATCATTCACGATGAAACCATGTAGTGCAGGTAAGAACCAATCCGACCAGCTTTAATTAGCCGTTAATTATGATTGATTGCTTTATAAATAAAGTTCACAAAGGCGTTAAGACAGGCCAAACACCATAGAACTCCATGGTTTGCAGCTGTATATACAAATACTTAACCTCATCAGTACAGGAATCATCTGTCTTTCCACGCAACAGGAAATGGACTTCATCACCGAGCTAGAACTTGTAAAATCAGTCTTCATCGTCGACATGTTTAAATGAATAAATTGGATTTAGGAAATGCCCTAGCTCCCCCGGAATGTTCAACTCCATGCTACTTTCTACCTTCTCATCATCTATCATTTCAATAGCAAGAAAAACAAGGTTATATCAGGAAAACAGCCATCACATAAACATACCTCTAGAAAACAAGACATAGAGCATGAACAAAATTAGCTTCATTACACTATATATTACATTTAGACAAGAATTCTACATGAACAATCACCATCTAGCATTTCTTTAGAAAGAGAAAACAACGTATCACCATATATCATCACATAAAACGAGAGATAAGAGCATAAACATAACCAGCTCTATTACATTATATGTTTCATTTAGGCAAGAATTCAATAAGACGTAAGCTACAATTTATCCCCACTAAAGATCTAATTTTCTTACAGACATGGAGCAATCATCTCCATTACATTATATGTTTCATCCAGACAAGAATTTTCAAACACAAAACACAAGTCCGCTTTGCAATATACACGTTATTTCCCTCCTAAAGATCTAAATTTGTCAGGCCTTATTACAGAGACATGGATCAATCACCTCCAATGATTACTCAAAGGAACCATCTTTAACACGCAAAATCAAAAAACGAGTGAGACCCATATTATCTATCTTTAGACGATTAACCATAAAGGAAAGCAATTCATACTTGGAGTAATGAAGAAAGAGGAACAAGGCCAGCCAGAAGAAGACGACAGAGAGAAAGCTTCCTCCTTCTTCAACGGATTCGTCACCATGTTCATCATATAAGCGACCTTCCCAGCCGTTTTCTGATGCGGCGGCGGGACCCAGAAAGAGCCCCCGGGGGAGAAAGGGAGCCAATCTGGAGTCGAGTTCTTAACGGCGATCTTCTGAAAATACTCGTTCAGGCTCTTGCGCTCGGCTTCGGCTTTAGAGGTCGCTGATGAGGACGACGAATCGAGGTCGGTTTCGCTGTTATGCGGTTTTGACGAATAGGCACGGCGGTTGAAACGACGGAGGAGGAATCTTCCGTGGGGAATTAGGGCGTTTGACATTTTTAGAGAGACGGAGAGTTCGGCTTTGTTTCCAAATTTTTGACAATACGGCGGGTATCACGGTGCGTTCAGCTGAAACGGATACGGGAAGGATCCGAGTTCGATTGTAAACTCTTGAATCTCAGAGGTTTTGGGCTGGGCTTCTTTTTAAGATGTTTCTTAATCTACAATTTATAGTTCAAAGTAGTAATTGGGGTGATGATATAGGCGGATTCATCAGATCCAGcaattttcataataaattattcGAATGCTTTTATTCGAATTTACATACACTATTCGatatttttacttaaacaatttaaactttatttgaATTATATCCGAAAAAATGAACCAAACTGAAACTGTGAGTTTTTATTTCCGATATTAAccagattttaatattattaaacgAGCTGAACATAATCAAAAATTAGATTCTTGAGTGGATCTTATTCACTCTTTCGAACCATCTCATACCCATAATAAACAGtctaaaccaaattaaatacTCACTACACCAACTTTAAcccatttctatttttatctatatatttttatttaaaggaaaaaaatagagaattgCCACTAATACCACTTTCCTAATACCATTTTTCACATTTACACTTTTCaactttacaattaaaattttaatggctAAAGTACCATTATACCCTTATTTAATCAAACATAAACATATGCCTTCTCCAACAAGAATTTTCAAATTCCCCAATTTGAGATTCGATCCGGCGAGAGATTCGATCCGGCGAGAGATTCGTTCCGGTGAGA harbors:
- the LOC106321292 gene encoding uncharacterized protein LOC106321292 is translated as MSNALIPHGRFLLRRFNRRAYSSKPHNSETDLDSSSSSATSKAEAERKSLNEYFQKIAVKNSTPDWLPFSPGGSFWVPPPHQKTAGKVAYMMNMVTNPLKKEEAFSLSSSSGWPCSSFFITPNDEKVESSMELNIPGELGHFLNPIYSFKHVDDED